The Streptomyces tendae genome has a window encoding:
- a CDS encoding 3-hydroxyacyl-CoA dehydrogenase family protein encodes MATPLSDTPLSPLRTIAVVGLGTMGTGIAEVLAAAGRDVVGIDISEAQAAKCVAALEASTARAVERGRLTGRQREELLARVTTATALSAAADADLVIEVAPESYEIKQQIFRELDGVVRPDTVLATGTNALSVTRLAADSAHPERVLGMHFFNPAPAMKLVEVVSSVLTAPAAVTAVTNLALDLGKEPVAVGDRPGFVADGLLFGYLNQAAAMYEANYASREDIDAAMRRLACLRPADGPLALLDLIGVDTARTVLEAMYAASRDRLHAPAPVLKQLSEAGLTGRKAGRGFYTYEAPGSGTVVEDALTPRENGPSAAGRAVRSVGVAGSGTMASGIAEVFAKAGFEVVLAARSEEKAQRARARIGTSLSRSVDKGRMTAEAAASTLDLIRATGTYDDFADVDLAVEAVAEDLEVKRQLFATLDKVCKPGAVLATTTSSLPVVACARATSRPQDVIGMHFFNPAPAMKLVEVVRTVLTGDDVHATVREVCARIRKHAVDCGDRAGFIVNALLFPYLNNAIKMVQEHYATLDDIDAAMKLGGGYPMGPFELLDVVGLDVSLAIEKVLHREFRDPGLAPAPLLEHLVAAGCLGRKTGRGFREYAKR; translated from the coding sequence ATGGCCACTCCCCTGTCCGACACCCCCCTGTCCCCGCTCCGGACGATCGCCGTGGTCGGCCTCGGCACGATGGGCACCGGCATCGCCGAGGTCCTGGCCGCCGCCGGCCGCGACGTCGTCGGCATCGACATCAGCGAGGCCCAGGCCGCGAAGTGCGTCGCCGCCCTGGAGGCCTCCACCGCCCGGGCCGTCGAGCGCGGCCGGCTGACCGGCCGGCAGCGCGAGGAACTCCTCGCCCGGGTCACCACCGCCACCGCCCTCTCGGCCGCCGCCGACGCCGACCTGGTGATCGAGGTCGCGCCGGAGTCGTACGAGATCAAGCAGCAGATCTTCCGTGAGCTGGACGGCGTCGTGCGGCCGGACACCGTGCTGGCCACCGGCACCAACGCGCTGTCCGTGACCCGGCTGGCCGCCGACTCCGCCCACCCCGAGCGGGTGCTGGGCATGCACTTCTTCAACCCGGCGCCCGCGATGAAGCTGGTCGAGGTCGTCTCCAGCGTGCTGACCGCGCCCGCCGCCGTCACCGCCGTCACCAACCTCGCCCTGGACCTGGGCAAGGAGCCGGTGGCGGTCGGCGACCGGCCCGGGTTCGTCGCCGACGGCCTGCTGTTCGGCTACCTCAACCAGGCCGCCGCGATGTACGAGGCCAACTACGCCTCCCGCGAGGACATCGACGCCGCGATGCGGCGGCTGGCCTGCCTGCGGCCTGCCGATGGGCCGCTGGCGCTGCTGGACCTGATCGGCGTCGACACCGCCCGCACCGTCCTGGAGGCCATGTACGCTGCCTCCCGCGACCGGCTGCACGCCCCCGCGCCGGTCCTCAAGCAGCTCAGCGAGGCGGGCCTGACCGGCCGCAAGGCGGGCCGGGGCTTCTACACCTACGAGGCGCCGGGCAGCGGCACGGTCGTCGAGGACGCCCTCACCCCGCGCGAGAACGGCCCCTCGGCCGCGGGCCGTGCGGTGCGCTCGGTGGGCGTGGCCGGCTCGGGCACGATGGCGTCCGGGATCGCCGAGGTCTTCGCCAAGGCGGGCTTCGAGGTCGTCCTGGCCGCCCGCAGCGAGGAGAAGGCACAGCGTGCCAGGGCACGCATCGGCACGTCGCTGTCCCGGTCGGTCGACAAGGGCCGGATGACCGCCGAGGCGGCCGCGAGCACCCTGGACCTGATCCGTGCGACGGGCACCTACGACGACTTCGCCGACGTCGACCTCGCGGTCGAGGCGGTCGCCGAGGACCTGGAGGTCAAGCGGCAGCTGTTCGCGACGCTGGACAAGGTCTGCAAGCCGGGCGCGGTGCTCGCCACCACCACCTCCTCCCTCCCGGTCGTCGCCTGCGCCCGCGCCACCTCGCGCCCGCAGGACGTGATCGGCATGCACTTCTTCAACCCGGCGCCGGCGATGAAGCTGGTCGAGGTGGTGCGCACGGTCCTGACCGGTGACGACGTGCACGCCACCGTGCGGGAGGTCTGCGCGAGGATCCGCAAGCACGCCGTGGACTGCGGGGACCGGGCCGGGTTCATCGTGAACGCGCTGCTGTTCCCGTACCTCAACAACGCGATCAAGATGGTGCAGGAGCACTACGCCACCCTCGACGACATCGACGCCGCGATGAAGCTGGGCGGCGGCTACCCGATGGGCCCGTTCGAG